Genomic window (Pseudothauera hydrothermalis):
ACGCGGCGATGTCACCAAGGGCAGCATCGAATTCAAGGGCGCGCGGGTGGATCAGATGACCCCCAACGAGCTGGTCAAGCGCGGTGTCATCCAGGTCATGGAAGGCCGCCATTGCTTTGGCCACCTGACCATCGAGGAAAATCTGCTTACCGGTGCCTACACGCGTCATGTTTCACGCAGCCAGCTCAAAGACGATCTGGAAAGGGTGTATCACTACTTCCCGCGCCTGAAAACCCGGCGCAGTTCGCAAGCCGGCTACACCTCGGGCGGTGAGCAGCAAATGTGTGCCATCGGCCGCGCACTGATGGCCAAGCCGGAGATGATTTTGTTGGATGAGCCGTCGATGGGCTTGGCGCCGCAGATCGTCGAGGAAATCTTCGAGATCGTCAAAGATCTCAACAGCAAGGAACGGGTGAGTTTCTTGCTGGCCGAACAAAACACCATGGTCGCGCTGCGCTATGCCGACTTTGGCTACATTCTGGAAAACGGCCGTGTGGTGATGGAGGGTGCGGCCAAAGATCTGGCCAATAACGAGGATGTCAAGGAGTTCTACCTTGGCCTGTCCGGCGAAGGCCGCAAGAGCTTCCGCGATGTCAAACACTACCGCCGGCGCAAGCGCTGGTTGTCCTGATACCGCCTTTCGCAGCCCACGGCAAGTCATGCACGCTTACAGCCCCCCGCTCGTGCTGCCCACCTTCGTTGTACCGCCGCCGGGGGGGCGGCTCGCTCGGGAAAGTTCCATGGAATACTACGATCAGCGCGAAATCCGCTCGCAGGCCGAACGCGAATCCGATCTGTTTGCCCGTCTGCCTGGGCAGATCGCCCACGCCAAGGCAAACGCGCCGGCCTTTGCGCGCTTGCTTGCCGAGGTCGATCCCGCCTCCGTGACCACGCGCGAGGCGCTCGCCCGCCTGCCGGTGATTCGCAAGTCGGAACTGCTGGCGCAGCAAAAAGCTGCGCGTCCCTTTGGCGGCTTTGCCGCGGCCCGCTGGGGACGCGACTGCCGCCGGGTGTTCGCCTCACCGGGTCCGTTGTATGAGCCCGAGGGCGCACGGCCCGACTACTATCGGTTAGCGCGTGCGCTGTTCGCGGCGGGCTTCCGGGAAGGCGATCTGGTGCATAACACCTTCTCCTATCACTTCACGCCGGCCGGCTCGATGATGGAAACCGCGGCACATGCGCTCGGTTGTACGGTGTTTCCGGCCGGCGTCGGGCAGACCGAACAACAGGTTGCGGCCATGGCCGATTTGCGGCCTACAGCCTATACCGGCACGCCATCGTTTCTGCGCATCATCCTCGATAAAGCCCAGGAACTCGGGGTGGTGCCGTCTTTTACCAAAGCCTTCGTTTCCGGCGAGGCGTTTCCGCCCAGTCAGCGCGAGGCGCTCGCCGCACGCGGCATTCAGGCGTTTCAGGCATATGCCACCGCCGACA
Coding sequences:
- a CDS encoding ABC transporter ATP-binding protein; translated protein: MNTANTTAAGRAAPYLSVNNIEVIYDHVILVLKGVSFEVPQGGIVALLGANGAGKSTTLKSISNLLRAERGDVTKGSIEFKGARVDQMTPNELVKRGVIQVMEGRHCFGHLTIEENLLTGAYTRHVSRSQLKDDLERVYHYFPRLKTRRSSQAGYTSGGEQQMCAIGRALMAKPEMILLDEPSMGLAPQIVEEIFEIVKDLNSKERVSFLLAEQNTMVALRYADFGYILENGRVVMEGAAKDLANNEDVKEFYLGLSGEGRKSFRDVKHYRRRKRWLS
- a CDS encoding phenylacetate--CoA ligase family protein produces the protein MEYYDQREIRSQAERESDLFARLPGQIAHAKANAPAFARLLAEVDPASVTTREALARLPVIRKSELLAQQKAARPFGGFAAARWGRDCRRVFASPGPLYEPEGARPDYYRLARALFAAGFREGDLVHNTFSYHFTPAGSMMETAAHALGCTVFPAGVGQTEQQVAAMADLRPTAYTGTPSFLRIILDKAQELGVVPSFTKAFVSGEAFPPSQREALAARGIQAFQAYATADIGLIAYETSARDGLVVDEDIIVEIVRPGTGDPVAPGEVGEVVVTTFNPDYPLIRFGTGDLSALLPGCSPCGRTNMRIKGWMGRADQTTKIKGMFVHPSQVADIVRRHPEVLRARLVVDNPGQSDRMTLHCETRAADTALVERLVATIREVTKLRGEVVLCAPDSLANDGKVIDDLRTYE